From a single Marinobacter sp. SS13-12 genomic region:
- a CDS encoding PRC-barrel domain-containing protein — MMRTRLIRAMGISLVAGSMAFSLSAHAAQGLYSADDLMDADVYDSSGEEIGEVQNILMDDNMSVHSLVIKTGDVVGMGGRDVVAERGTFTLRLEDDGDNEFDDQDYEVHMEATRDEIKALPEYDESWWNQTSDSLSQAWENTKETSRSAWEDTKQATSSAWQNLKQGVKSMSDSAED, encoded by the coding sequence CATTTCCCTGGTGGCCGGTTCCATGGCTTTCAGCCTGTCGGCCCATGCCGCCCAGGGACTTTATTCAGCGGACGACTTGATGGATGCGGACGTCTACGACAGCAGCGGTGAGGAGATCGGCGAGGTGCAGAACATCCTCATGGACGACAACATGTCGGTCCACTCGCTGGTGATCAAGACCGGGGATGTGGTGGGCATGGGTGGCCGTGATGTAGTCGCCGAGCGCGGCACCTTTACCCTGCGGTTGGAAGACGATGGCGACAACGAGTTTGACGACCAGGATTACGAGGTCCATATGGAAGCAACCCGGGATGAGATCAAGGCGTTGCCGGAATACGATGAGAGCTGGTGGAACCAGACCAGTGACTCTCTGAGTCAGGCCTGGGAAAACACAAAGGAAACCAGCCGCAGTGCCTGGGAGGACACCAAGCAGGCCACCTCCTCCGCCTGGCAAAACCTCAAACAGGGTGTGAAGAGTATGTCGGATAGCGCAGAGGACTAG
- the nhaB gene encoding sodium/proton antiporter NhaB: MPKTVISGFTHNFLGNAPVWYKQVILLFLIVNPLIVWLLGPATAGWFLVGEFIFTLAMALKCYPLLPGGLLAVEALLIGLATPEAVYHEVLINLPVILLLMFMVAGIYFMKELILVTFTQILVGVRSKSALSLLFCAAAALLSAFLDALTVTAVIISVAVGFYSVYHKVASGKGYQHSGHNANSDEHVVELHREDLEEFRAFLRSLLMHGAIGTALGGVATMVGEPQNLLIAKVVGWNFAEFFQRMAPISLPVLGAGLFTCWCLEKLRWFGYGARLPKPVRRVLEDFADNEREKRTKADQAALWVQAVAAVILVIGLAFHIAEVGLIGLLVIILITSFTGVTDEHQIGKAFQESLPFTSLLVVFFAVVAVIHEQHLFKPVIDFVLAQPEVHQPALFFVANGLLSMISDNVFVATVYISEIKQALDAGVISREHFQDLAVAINTGTNLPSVATPNGQAAFLFLLTSAIAPLVRLSYGRMVIMAFPYTVVLGSVGLLAVINFL; encoded by the coding sequence ATGCCCAAAACAGTGATTTCTGGTTTTACCCACAATTTTCTTGGCAACGCGCCTGTCTGGTACAAGCAGGTTATTCTCCTGTTTCTGATCGTCAATCCCCTGATCGTCTGGTTGCTTGGCCCGGCGACGGCTGGCTGGTTCCTGGTGGGGGAGTTCATCTTTACCCTGGCCATGGCACTGAAATGCTACCCACTGCTCCCGGGCGGCCTGTTGGCAGTAGAAGCATTGCTGATCGGGCTGGCGACGCCGGAGGCGGTCTACCACGAAGTATTGATCAACCTGCCGGTCATTTTGCTGCTGATGTTCATGGTCGCCGGTATCTACTTCATGAAGGAGCTGATTCTGGTGACCTTCACCCAGATCCTGGTAGGGGTGCGATCAAAGTCGGCGCTTTCGCTGCTGTTCTGTGCCGCCGCTGCGCTGCTGTCAGCCTTTCTGGATGCATTAACCGTTACCGCCGTTATTATCAGCGTGGCGGTGGGCTTCTACTCTGTCTACCACAAAGTGGCTTCCGGCAAGGGGTATCAACACAGCGGTCATAATGCCAACAGTGATGAGCATGTGGTGGAACTGCACCGTGAAGACCTGGAGGAATTCCGCGCTTTTCTGCGCAGCTTGCTGATGCACGGCGCTATCGGTACCGCACTCGGTGGCGTTGCCACCATGGTGGGGGAGCCCCAGAACCTGCTGATCGCAAAAGTGGTGGGCTGGAACTTTGCAGAGTTTTTCCAGCGTATGGCGCCCATCAGCCTGCCGGTCCTGGGTGCGGGCCTGTTCACCTGCTGGTGTCTGGAGAAGTTGCGCTGGTTTGGCTATGGAGCTCGCCTGCCAAAACCCGTTCGCCGGGTGCTGGAAGACTTTGCGGACAACGAGCGCGAAAAGCGCACCAAGGCGGATCAGGCGGCCTTGTGGGTGCAGGCTGTAGCGGCAGTGATATTGGTCATCGGGCTGGCATTTCATATCGCTGAGGTGGGGCTGATCGGGCTGTTGGTCATCATCCTTATTACGTCATTCACCGGGGTGACTGACGAGCACCAGATTGGCAAGGCGTTCCAGGAATCCCTGCCGTTCACCTCGCTGCTGGTGGTGTTCTTTGCCGTAGTGGCAGTGATTCATGAGCAGCATCTGTTCAAGCCGGTGATCGATTTCGTGCTCGCCCAGCCGGAAGTGCACCAGCCGGCGTTGTTCTTCGTGGCAAACGGGCTGCTCTCGATGATCAGCGACAATGTCTTTGTCGCCACCGTTTACATCAGCGAAATCAAACAGGCACTGGATGCCGGTGTCATATCCCGGGAGCACTTCCAGGATCTCGCCGTTGCCATCAATACCGGCACCAACCTTCCCAGCGTTGCAACGCCCAACGGCCAGGCGGCGTTCCTGTTCCTGCTGACATCCGCCATTGCGCCACTGGTTCGGCTGTCCTACGGCCGCATGGTGATTATGGCCTTTCCTTACACCGTCGTCCTCGGATCCGTTGGACTGCTGGCGGTCATCAACTTTCTGTAG
- a CDS encoding universal stress protein → MTQAKEFNNDPGQNNNHNDHQGEVEMLRVVACIDGSRAAPAVCDYAAWASKYMETPMTLLHVLAEERYPTEPDLAGNIGLGSREQLMDELAGLDRKRSKLALEHGHHLLDEAEDRVKTHGIEDVIKRQRHGDLTESLLALENQTRLLVMGLHGESSSDRDVHVGSQLETVIRSVHRPILLVPDEYQPPKSAMLAFDGSATAFKGVELLAGSPVLKGMPIHLVMIGADTNDRWEQLKKAEKMLGDLGSEVTLAIRAGDVEPTLHAYQEENDIDILVMGAYGHSRIRQFLVGSTTTTMLKTARKPLVILR, encoded by the coding sequence ATGACACAAGCCAAGGAATTCAACAACGATCCCGGTCAGAATAACAATCATAATGATCACCAAGGCGAGGTTGAGATGCTACGAGTAGTTGCCTGTATCGACGGCTCCAGGGCTGCACCGGCGGTGTGTGATTACGCTGCCTGGGCCAGCAAGTACATGGAAACGCCCATGACACTGCTGCACGTGCTGGCCGAAGAACGCTATCCGACAGAACCGGACCTGGCCGGTAACATTGGCCTGGGCAGCCGCGAGCAGCTTATGGACGAGCTGGCCGGGCTGGACCGCAAGCGTTCGAAGCTGGCACTGGAGCATGGCCACCACTTGCTGGACGAAGCCGAAGACCGCGTGAAGACACACGGTATAGAGGATGTGATCAAGCGCCAGCGCCACGGCGACCTTACCGAGTCCCTGCTGGCCCTGGAAAACCAGACCCGTTTGCTGGTGATGGGGCTGCACGGCGAGAGCAGCTCGGACCGGGACGTGCACGTAGGCAGCCAACTGGAAACCGTGATTCGTAGCGTCCACCGCCCCATCCTCCTGGTGCCGGACGAATACCAGCCGCCGAAAAGCGCAATGCTGGCGTTTGATGGCAGCGCCACCGCCTTCAAGGGCGTGGAATTGCTGGCCGGAAGCCCGGTACTGAAAGGCATGCCGATTCATCTGGTGATGATCGGAGCGGACACCAATGACCGTTGGGAGCAGCTCAAGAAAGCCGAGAAGATGCTTGGTGACCTTGGTTCCGAGGTTACACTGGCGATTCGTGCCGGTGATGTGGAGCCAACCCTCCACGCCTACCAGGAAGAAAATGATATCGATATCCTGGTTATGGGGGCTTATGGGCATTCGCGGATTCGTCAGTTCCTGGTCGGAAGTACCACCACGACGATGCTCAAGACTGCCCGCAAACCCCTGGTGATTCTGCGTTAA
- a CDS encoding SulP family inorganic anion transporter: protein MRNKLKADWLSNIRGDLLAGLVVALALIPEAIAFSIIAGVDPKVGLYASFCIAVVIAFVGGRPGMISAATGAMALLMVTLVKEHGLEYLLAATLLTGLLQIGAGYLKLGGLMRFVSRSVVTGFVNALAILIFMAQLPELTNVTWHVYAMTAAGLGIIYLFPLIPVVGRILPSPLICIVALTAVALIYNIDIRTVGDMGQLPDTLPIFLWPDVPLNLETLMIILPYSVGLTVVGLLESMMTATIVDDLTDTTSDRNRECKGQGIANIGSGLLGGMAGCAMIGQSIINIKSGGRTRLSTLAAGVFLLLMVLVLDQWLVQIPMAALVAVMIMVSIGTFSWGSIKNLKEHPLSTNIVMVVTVVVVVATHNLAFGVLAGVLLAALFFANKVGHYMLVTSEFDDSTDTRTYNVVGQVFFSSSEKFTESFDFKEAVDNVVIDLTRAHFWDITAVGALDKAVIKFRREGAEVEIIGLNEASATIVDRFGVHDKPDAVDQLMGH from the coding sequence ATGCGAAACAAGCTTAAAGCCGACTGGCTCTCCAATATACGGGGTGATCTGCTCGCCGGTCTTGTGGTGGCCCTGGCACTGATCCCCGAAGCCATCGCCTTCTCCATCATTGCCGGCGTGGATCCGAAAGTGGGCCTTTACGCCTCTTTCTGTATTGCCGTTGTGATCGCCTTTGTGGGCGGCCGCCCCGGTATGATCTCTGCCGCCACCGGGGCCATGGCGTTGCTGATGGTGACCCTGGTCAAGGAGCATGGCCTGGAATACCTGCTGGCGGCCACGCTGCTTACCGGCCTGTTGCAGATCGGCGCTGGCTACCTGAAGCTCGGCGGCCTTATGCGATTTGTATCCCGCTCGGTAGTAACCGGGTTTGTGAACGCTCTGGCTATTCTTATCTTCATGGCTCAGTTACCGGAGCTGACCAACGTCACCTGGCATGTGTACGCCATGACCGCCGCCGGGCTGGGCATCATCTATCTGTTTCCCCTGATTCCGGTGGTCGGCCGCATCCTGCCATCGCCGCTGATCTGTATCGTTGCGCTCACAGCAGTTGCGCTGATCTACAACATCGATATCCGCACCGTGGGCGATATGGGGCAACTGCCGGACACACTGCCGATCTTCCTGTGGCCGGATGTACCGCTGAACCTGGAAACCCTGATGATTATTCTGCCGTACTCGGTGGGACTCACCGTCGTGGGCCTGCTGGAATCGATGATGACAGCCACCATCGTGGACGACCTGACCGACACCACCAGCGATCGTAATCGTGAGTGCAAAGGTCAGGGGATTGCCAATATTGGCTCTGGCCTGCTCGGCGGCATGGCGGGCTGCGCCATGATTGGCCAGTCCATTATCAACATCAAATCCGGAGGTCGTACCCGCCTGTCCACCTTGGCCGCGGGCGTGTTCCTGCTGCTTATGGTACTGGTGCTGGACCAGTGGTTGGTCCAGATTCCCATGGCGGCGCTGGTAGCGGTGATGATCATGGTGTCCATCGGTACCTTCAGTTGGGGATCCATCAAGAATCTGAAGGAGCACCCGTTGTCCACCAACATCGTTATGGTGGTGACCGTCGTCGTGGTTGTGGCCACCCACAACCTTGCGTTCGGTGTGCTGGCAGGCGTACTGCTGGCGGCGCTGTTCTTTGCCAACAAGGTGGGGCATTACATGCTGGTGACCTCCGAGTTTGACGATAGTACCGACACCCGCACCTACAACGTGGTGGGGCAGGTGTTCTTCAGTTCCTCGGAAAAATTCACAGAATCCTTTGATTTCAAGGAAGCAGTGGATAATGTGGTCATTGATCTGACCCGGGCGCACTTCTGGGATATCACTGCGGTAGGCGCCCTGGACAAGGCGGTGATCAAGTTCCGCCGCGAAGGTGCGGAGGTTGAGATCATCGGCCTCAATGAAGCCAGTGCCACCATCGTTGACCGCTTCGGGGTTCACGACAAACCCGATGCCGTTGACCAGTTGATGGGGCACTGA
- a CDS encoding LysE family transporter translates to MLTSYLTGLIVCGGIIIAIGAQNAYILGQAIRREHHWYCAGICMTADILLFTAGMFGVNAALMAVPEALDVLRWLGVVFLGWLALVAFYKVAMGRKGLGADTSATASLRVVVLTTLAVTLLNPQVYLDTLLLIPAIGAQQESPAVFVAGASSASVLWFGLLAFGGAALSPWLASPMAWRFIDGAIGSMMAVIAFHLASNGLSGPAM, encoded by the coding sequence ATGCTGACCAGTTATCTGACAGGGCTGATCGTATGCGGTGGGATCATCATTGCCATCGGGGCGCAGAATGCCTATATCCTGGGCCAGGCGATCCGGCGGGAACACCACTGGTATTGCGCGGGCATCTGCATGACGGCCGATATACTGCTGTTCACCGCCGGAATGTTCGGGGTGAACGCGGCACTGATGGCGGTACCGGAGGCGCTGGATGTTCTGCGCTGGCTCGGGGTGGTGTTCCTGGGGTGGCTTGCGCTGGTGGCTTTCTACAAAGTAGCAATGGGGCGGAAGGGCCTGGGTGCGGATACATCAGCGACTGCCAGTCTTCGGGTGGTGGTATTGACCACCCTGGCGGTCACATTACTGAACCCGCAGGTCTATCTGGATACCCTGTTGCTGATCCCTGCCATTGGTGCCCAGCAGGAGAGCCCGGCCGTGTTTGTGGCCGGAGCCAGCAGCGCTTCGGTGTTGTGGTTCGGCCTGCTGGCGTTTGGCGGAGCGGCGTTGTCGCCCTGGCTGGCCAGCCCCATGGCCTGGCGGTTCATTGACGGGGCCATCGGATCGATGATGGCGGTGATCGCTTTTCACCTTGCCAGTAACGGGTTGTCTGGCCCTGCCATGTAA
- a CDS encoding phospholipase D family protein, producing MPSTQGSLVASLAMPGCFLVLMTLLTGCAGGLPPVAHSGVEETVQNEDSFLLSQSRQRLAGNDGQSGFYMLDSGQEAFLSRAALIAAAEHSIDAQYYIWSNDPSGRYLAGRMLLAADRGVRVRLLLDDFNAGGIGELLAALDTHPGIQVRIFNPARSRGGWGRWVSFLMDFDRINRRMHNKTFVVDGAAGIVGGRNIGDEYFGFAADRYFRDRDVLALGPVVDGMTDNFHVYWNNRWAYPVSALYPDVPAEGDVAAALDGLRRQARTQAGLPVPAPADTAQGRAELTGLLDQLTVAPGELVFDSPFETMEEPAETPKRSAKALQQLAQSATREILIESAYLILTGEQLKLLDLGDRQGLQVAALTNSLATNDLVTNHAGYARWRSYMLGQGIEIYELKPDAQACQQWLNTDGFCSTGQVSLHSKSVVFDRSTLVVGSFNVNLRSIYLNGETVLIIHSAELAKEVAQDIRSVMHPRNSWEVSLDDSGDLQWRSGEASYTSEPTVGWWRRAKSRFLSWLPVEKYL from the coding sequence ATGCCCTCTACCCAGGGTTCTCTTGTCGCGTCGTTGGCGATGCCGGGTTGTTTCCTGGTGTTGATGACGTTGCTGACCGGTTGTGCCGGCGGTTTGCCGCCGGTAGCTCACTCCGGAGTTGAGGAAACCGTGCAGAACGAAGACAGCTTTCTGCTCAGCCAGTCCCGACAGCGGTTGGCCGGTAACGACGGCCAATCGGGCTTTTACATGCTGGATTCCGGACAGGAAGCGTTTCTGTCCCGTGCCGCCCTGATTGCGGCGGCCGAACACAGCATCGACGCCCAGTATTACATCTGGAGCAATGATCCCTCCGGGCGCTACCTGGCCGGTCGGATGCTGCTGGCTGCGGACCGTGGTGTCCGGGTACGGCTGCTGCTGGATGACTTCAACGCCGGGGGTATTGGTGAACTGCTTGCTGCCCTGGACACCCACCCCGGTATTCAGGTCCGCATTTTCAATCCTGCCAGAAGCCGCGGTGGATGGGGTCGGTGGGTATCGTTCCTGATGGATTTCGACCGTATCAACCGGCGCATGCACAACAAGACCTTCGTGGTGGACGGTGCTGCCGGGATTGTCGGCGGACGCAATATTGGCGATGAGTATTTCGGGTTTGCCGCCGATCGCTATTTCCGGGACCGCGACGTACTTGCGCTGGGGCCCGTTGTTGATGGAATGACGGACAACTTCCACGTCTACTGGAATAACCGTTGGGCCTACCCGGTGTCAGCCCTGTACCCGGATGTTCCTGCAGAGGGGGATGTGGCTGCGGCCCTTGACGGGCTTCGCCGCCAGGCCAGAACGCAAGCCGGTCTGCCGGTGCCTGCCCCGGCAGACACCGCGCAAGGAAGGGCAGAGCTCACAGGGCTGTTGGACCAACTGACGGTTGCACCCGGCGAACTGGTGTTTGACTCCCCTTTCGAAACCATGGAAGAGCCGGCTGAGACACCCAAGCGAAGCGCTAAAGCGCTTCAGCAGTTGGCACAGTCCGCTACCCGGGAAATTCTGATCGAATCCGCTTACCTGATACTCACCGGGGAACAGTTGAAGCTATTGGATTTGGGGGATCGCCAGGGCCTGCAGGTTGCCGCATTGACCAATTCACTGGCGACCAATGACCTTGTCACCAACCACGCCGGTTACGCCCGCTGGCGCTCCTATATGCTGGGGCAGGGAATAGAGATCTATGAACTCAAACCCGATGCACAGGCCTGTCAGCAATGGCTGAACACAGATGGTTTCTGCTCGACAGGCCAGGTCAGCCTGCACTCCAAGTCCGTGGTGTTTGATCGCAGCACCCTGGTGGTCGGTTCCTTCAACGTCAATCTTCGCTCCATCTACCTGAATGGCGAAACGGTGCTGATTATCCACAGTGCGGAGCTGGCCAAAGAGGTGGCGCAAGACATACGGTCAGTCATGCATCCCCGTAACAGCTGGGAAGTCTCCCTGGATGATAGCGGAGACCTGCAATGGCGAAGCGGTGAGGCATCCTATACCAGCGAGCCGACCGTTGGCTGGTGGCGCCGCGCCAAGTCACGATTCCTGTCATGGCTGCCCGTCGAGAAGTACCTCTAG
- a CDS encoding LysR family transcriptional regulator ArgP, producing MLDYKLLQALAAVIENGGFERAGEILGLTQSAVSQRIKSLEVRLGQPVLVRHPELRATPAGNKLLNHFQQVQLLERDLRKTIPALAEDTTRLRIAINADSLATWWASVVGDFCSREGVLLDLVIEDQDVGLKRMRDGDVAACLCSNSQPVAGGRCVALGEMIYMPLATPQYVHRFFPDGITPAAFATSPAIVFGPNDQLQHRFMAGCGYHGRFPYHLCPSSEGFVQLARAGMGYGMIPGIQARKWLEDGSLVNLAPGHELAVPLYWHFWRHSGTLLQRLTTTLEGAIKPDNGILHG from the coding sequence ATGCTGGATTACAAGCTGCTTCAGGCACTGGCTGCTGTTATCGAAAACGGTGGGTTCGAACGTGCCGGCGAAATACTCGGGCTTACCCAATCCGCCGTATCGCAACGCATCAAGTCACTGGAGGTGCGACTGGGCCAGCCGGTGCTGGTCAGGCATCCGGAGCTCCGGGCAACGCCGGCCGGCAACAAGCTGCTCAACCACTTCCAGCAGGTCCAACTGCTGGAAAGGGACCTTCGAAAAACCATTCCCGCCCTGGCCGAGGACACCACACGCCTGCGGATTGCCATCAACGCCGACAGCCTCGCCACCTGGTGGGCTTCCGTAGTCGGCGACTTCTGCAGCCGCGAAGGTGTGCTACTGGACCTGGTGATTGAAGATCAGGATGTGGGTCTGAAACGCATGCGTGATGGCGACGTTGCCGCCTGCCTGTGCAGCAACAGCCAGCCTGTCGCCGGAGGGCGGTGCGTGGCACTGGGTGAAATGATCTATATGCCGCTGGCGACACCGCAGTACGTTCACCGGTTTTTCCCTGACGGCATTACACCGGCTGCGTTTGCCACCTCACCGGCCATTGTGTTCGGCCCCAATGACCAGCTTCAGCACCGGTTCATGGCCGGTTGCGGCTATCATGGCCGTTTCCCCTATCACCTCTGCCCTTCCTCTGAAGGCTTTGTTCAGCTTGCCAGGGCCGGCATGGGCTACGGTATGATTCCCGGTATCCAGGCCCGCAAATGGCTGGAGGATGGCAGCCTTGTCAACCTGGCGCCGGGTCATGAGCTGGCGGTTCCGCTTTACTGGCATTTCTGGCGGCACAGCGGAACCCTGCTGCAACGGCTGACAACAACCCTTGAAGGGGCCATTAAACCCGACAACGGAATACT